TAAGGCTCTTTTCTTGAGAACAACTGGCTGGATGTCTTTCAGACCCAACGTAAATGATAAAATCTCGTAGAATATCAGAAAGGATGGTGAAGATGAAGAGAATTCTATCCATGTGTTTCCTTCTGCTCTCATTAGCACTGCCACTTTTCGCTCAGGGCCTGGAAGATCTATCTACAGAGGAGTGGAGGCAGGACATCAGGTTTCTCGAAGAGAAGCTGTTGAGCACTCACCCTAATCCCTTTTTCAATACAGATGAGGGTATGTTCAGAAGCCTTCTGAAAAGCCTGGAACGCGATCTGGACGACCTGTCGTCCAGCGAGATCTACACAAGGCTTACAGAGATCGTCGCATCGCTTGGAGACGGCCACACGGCGATCTACCCTGATAGCAGGCTTGCTGTGTATCCAGTTTACACTTACTGGTTCACTGATGGGCTTTATATAGTTGCCACATCGGATAGTGAACAGTATCTACTGAACTGCAGAGTAGTTGAGATTGCGGGCATGGAAGTCGAAGACGCGTTGGAAAGATTGAGGAAGGTTGTATCATATGACAATGAGTGGGGATTTCTCCATTCTCACTCTGACTATTTGAATAAAGAAGAGATTATGAAGGGCCTGGGAATGGTTGACATGGATGGAGATCTTCTTCTTAAGGTCGAAAAGGAAGGAGAGATAATTGAAGCCGTCGTAAAGCCTCAACAAGAAGGATTTCATTGGATACAGAAGAGAGTGGATGAGATTGACAGAACCTATCAAGGAAGGAAGTACTGGTATCAGTACTACCCTGATTCAAAGACACTCCACTTTCATTACGCTTCATGTGGTTCGGAAAAAGGAAACCCGTTCATACTGTTTAATTGGAAAATGTTTCTATTCACCTGGACAAACCCAGTAGACAAGTTCGTTCTTGATCTCAGGGGAAATGGAGGAGGCAGCTCGGTTGTTCTGGAACCCTTCATTCTAAGAATGATGATAGATTGGAGATTGAACAGAACTGGAAAGCTCTTTGTTCTAATCGATCGCGGAACCTTCTCTTCGGCAGTTCTCAATGCCATTTCCATGAGAAAACGCACAAACGCGATCTTTGTGGGTGAACCAACCGGAGGCAGTCCGAGGCACTATGGTGAGGTAGAGAGATTTCAGCTGCCTAACTCTGGAATTTTAGTAAGTTGTTCAACCACCTATTGGAAGACGACATCCGATACATCGGAAGCTTTTATGCCGGACATATTGGCGGTGAGATCCTTCCAGGACTATTACGAAATGCGCGATCTAGCCTTTGAAGCTGTTATGGCCTATGGATCGGAAGGGGAGGAATAAATGTTAACTCTGTTTAAGAACGTTCAGGTATATGCTCCAGAACCTCTCGGAAGGAAAGACATTCTGATTTCTGGAGAGAGGATTGTCGAAATCGATGAAGGGATTGATGAATCGGCCGTGCGGTCGCTCAGCGGAGATGTATTCGACCTGGGTGAGTCGTATGCGGTTCCCGGATTTGTTGACGGACACGTGCATCTAATTGGGGGAGGCGGAGAAGGAGGCTTTTCGACAAGAACTCCTGAAGGTTCTGCACAGCAATTCGCCGAAGTCGGTACTACCACAGTTGTCGGAATGTTGGGCACCGATGGTGTTACCAGAGAGCACGCTTCGTTGCTTGCAAAGGTTAGGGACTTCCGAAACTCCGGGATAGATTCTTACATGCTGACAGGCTCTTACAGATACCCTTTGATGACGCTAACGGGGGATGTCATGAGGGATATTGTATTCATTCCCGAGATAATCGGCGTGGGTGAGGTGGCCGTCTCGGATCATAGAAGCAGCAACCTTAGTTCCACAGAGCTTCAGAGATTTGCTATGGACGCGCGTGTGGCCGGAATGCTTTCCGGCAAGGCTGGAGTGACCGTCCTGCATCTTGGAGATGGTCAGGAGAAGCTTAAACCTCTTTATGAAGCAGTTGCCGACGGAACTCTTAATCCCCGACAGATTATCCCTACGCACATCTGTCGATCGGAGGAACTCTTAAGTCAGGGTATCGACTGGGTGAGCAACAAGGGCGGATATATTGACATCACTGCCAATGAACACAGCACACACCTGGTTCTAAAAGACATCTACAGCAAGAAGATCAGATTCGACAGGATCTGTGTCTCTTCTGATGGCCTCGGTTCTCTTCCCAGATTCGATGAAGAAAAGAATCTGGTCGGGATAAGGTCGGCTCCGGTCGATACTCTTTTGAAGACCTTCACAACATTGGTCAAAGACAGAGGTCTTCCTGTACATGAAGCTTTGAAGCCGTTTACAGCAAACCCGGCTGCATTCTATCATCTTCAGAAAAAGGGAATTGGACTGCTCAAGAGGGGAGGCTCTGCAAACATCTTATTCATTGATCGGGATTTCCAGATAGTCGAAGTAATTTCCAGTGGAAGATCAATTTTGGAAAACAGGGGATGATCGGTGTGAAACTCTGTGCAGTATATTACAGTAGATCTGGTTCGACAAAGAAAATTGCGGAAAACTTTGCCGATTCTGTTGGTGCAAAGCTTTTCAAACTTGAAGATGAAAAGCCAGGGAAATCGATATCCGGGTTCTCTGCGCTGCTTGGCCTGGGAAGTCCTTTGAAAGAACCTCTTCCAGATGTCGGCGGTTTCGAGTTCTTGGTGCTGCTAACTCCAATTTTCGCCTGGCATCCTTCATCTCAGATGAATACCTTTGTCAACAAGGCCGATTTGAAAGGCAAGAGTGTGTTCCTAGTAGGTGTAGGAGCCGGTGAGAAAAATAAGAAAGCTCTAAAGAGATTCTCCGCAAAAGCTGAAAAGGCCGGTGCGAATGTAGTCGGGACGAAAAACTTCAAAGGATTACAGATGAAACAGGATTTGAAGGAGGTTGAATCTAATCTTATAGAAAGCGGGAAACAACTAGCCGGAACCATCGAAAGACTAGTGCAAAAGATCTAGTGGAGATGTTCGAAGAGAATTTTTGTGCCAATCGAGATCAACACAATCCCTCCGACTGCTTCCATCAATTTACCGAGTTTCTGACCTGGTCCCTGTCCGCCCGTTATACCTAGAGCGGATAGCATGCCGTTATGAATGCCGTCATTACAGCAGTGAGAAGTCGACTTCCTTGCGTTTTCAGTACATGCTTTTGAGGTCCCAACACAAGCGACACAGACAATTCAACTGGAACGGGTCCTCGGTAATCCGTTCTCTCCAGCGGAGTTCTCGCTCAACGATTTCTCTCAGCATTTATACCAATAGGTAAAAGACTGCTTAAGAGCGAATGGACTCATCTGGATGAGAAATCGCAAAAGGCTGAGGGTGTTATCATTGAAGAAAGGAATACAATGTGGTTCGGAGGATCGTAGGTATGGAACTCATCTACGGAACAAGAAACCCGGCTAAAGTGATGAGCATGAGGAAGATGCTTTCCGGATTGTATATGCAGTTAAGAGGTTTATGTTCATCCAAGCATCTTCCAATTGTCGAAGAGATCGGATCAAGTCCGCTCGACAATGTTCGAGCAAAGGCGGAAACTTACTACCGCTTCATCGGCAGACCTACGTTTGCTTGTGATTCCGGGCTTTTCGTTGAAGAACTTGATTCTGAACTTCAGCCGAGAGTGAAGTTCAGAAGGCTGGGTGACAAGCCTTTGAATGATGAGGAGATGATCAACCACTAAAGGAACTCTCAGCTGAACTCGAGGGCTATCAGTGACTCATTATAGAAACACCATCTTTCTTATCTTGAGCGACGATCAGAAACGCTGGCTGATGGATGACACGATTGAAGAGACGTTTTATCTTGTGAGCAGACCTCAACCGGCAAGAGTTGAAGGTTTTCTTCTGAATTCGCCCTCTGTAGATATTCAGTCTGGTAAGTACTTTGTTGATCTCACCGACGAAGAAAGATCCAGTGCTTGTCACTGTCGTAATGGCTTCAGGAACTCCTTCAGCGAAGCAATCCGTTCATTTGGAGATGAGCATTCTTGAACAGCAATGTCGTAATCCCGTAGTTTATGTTATGTCGTTAAACAGTAAAGTATTGAGGGGAGGACAAAATGGCTTACAAAACAATTAATGGAACTCGACTTTATTATGAGATCCGAGGGAACGAAGAAGGGAAAAGAACGGTCGCCTTTTTCAATGGAGTTATGGCTTCTGCAAACAGCTGGTCGCTTCAGACGGGTGTCTTTGAGAAATTCGGGTACAAGATTCTCCTTCACGATTTCAAGGGCCAGCTTCTCTCGGAAAAACCTGAGGGTCCCTACACTTTCGAAGAACATGCTCAAGAAGCCTATCTTCTCATGAAGGAGCTTGGTATCGATGAAGTACACATTATCGGTACTTCTTACGGCGGAGAAGTTGCCCTAAGGTTTGCGATAGATTTTCCGGACACCGTGAAATCGATTTCGGTCATCGATTCGGTAAGCGAGCTCGACGAAGTTCTCAAGCTTTTTGTTAGAGGTTGGAAGAATGCAGCCAAAGGTGGAAATCCAAAGAAGTTCTTCTGGGACATGGTGCCGACAATCTATGGTGATTCCTTCATTAGAAACAACTTGAAGATGCTTGAAGAGAGAGCGATGTCCCTTGAAAAAGTCAATTCCGATTACTTTGAAGGCCAGATTGCCCTATATGAAACTTTTTTGGGGGACGTTTACATGACTGACCTGCTCGAGAGAATTAGCTGTCCAACCCTTGTAGTCTGCGGGGAAGAAGATATTCTGAAGCCCAGAAAGTTTTCCAAGATTATAGCCGATCGAATCCAGAAGGCCGAGTTTGCAGTAATTCCCGATAGCGGCCATGTGACGATATTTGAAAAGCCGGATGTGTTGAACAGCATGCTCTTGGGTTTCATCATGAAGAACTCTGATTTCTGAGTCGAAGTCGTCTTTAAGATATCGCAATCAGTTATGCGTCTTTTTTCTCTGAAACGCCTTGAAAAGCTCCATTACTA
The nucleotide sequence above comes from Mesotoga sp. UBA6090. Encoded proteins:
- the iadA gene encoding beta-aspartyl-peptidase, which produces MLTLFKNVQVYAPEPLGRKDILISGERIVEIDEGIDESAVRSLSGDVFDLGESYAVPGFVDGHVHLIGGGGEGGFSTRTPEGSAQQFAEVGTTTVVGMLGTDGVTREHASLLAKVRDFRNSGIDSYMLTGSYRYPLMTLTGDVMRDIVFIPEIIGVGEVAVSDHRSSNLSSTELQRFAMDARVAGMLSGKAGVTVLHLGDGQEKLKPLYEAVADGTLNPRQIIPTHICRSEELLSQGIDWVSNKGGYIDITANEHSTHLVLKDIYSKKIRFDRICVSSDGLGSLPRFDEEKNLVGIRSAPVDTLLKTFTTLVKDRGLPVHEALKPFTANPAAFYHLQKKGIGLLKRGGSANILFIDRDFQIVEVISSGRSILENRG
- a CDS encoding non-canonical purine NTP pyrophosphatase, whose translation is MELIYGTRNPAKVMSMRKMLSGLYMQLRGLCSSKHLPIVEEIGSSPLDNVRAKAETYYRFIGRPTFACDSGLFVEELDSELQPRVKFRRLGDKPLNDEEMINH
- a CDS encoding manganese efflux pump; this encodes MLSALGITGGQGPGQKLGKLMEAVGGIVLISIGTKILFEHLH
- a CDS encoding S41 family peptidase, whose amino-acid sequence is MKRILSMCFLLLSLALPLFAQGLEDLSTEEWRQDIRFLEEKLLSTHPNPFFNTDEGMFRSLLKSLERDLDDLSSSEIYTRLTEIVASLGDGHTAIYPDSRLAVYPVYTYWFTDGLYIVATSDSEQYLLNCRVVEIAGMEVEDALERLRKVVSYDNEWGFLHSHSDYLNKEEIMKGLGMVDMDGDLLLKVEKEGEIIEAVVKPQQEGFHWIQKRVDEIDRTYQGRKYWYQYYPDSKTLHFHYASCGSEKGNPFILFNWKMFLFTWTNPVDKFVLDLRGNGGGSSVVLEPFILRMMIDWRLNRTGKLFVLIDRGTFSSAVLNAISMRKRTNAIFVGEPTGGSPRHYGEVERFQLPNSGILVSCSTTYWKTTSDTSEAFMPDILAVRSFQDYYEMRDLAFEAVMAYGSEGEE
- a CDS encoding flavodoxin family protein gives rise to the protein MKLCAVYYSRSGSTKKIAENFADSVGAKLFKLEDEKPGKSISGFSALLGLGSPLKEPLPDVGGFEFLVLLTPIFAWHPSSQMNTFVNKADLKGKSVFLVGVGAGEKNKKALKRFSAKAEKAGANVVGTKNFKGLQMKQDLKEVESNLIESGKQLAGTIERLVQKI
- a CDS encoding alpha/beta fold hydrolase — protein: MAYKTINGTRLYYEIRGNEEGKRTVAFFNGVMASANSWSLQTGVFEKFGYKILLHDFKGQLLSEKPEGPYTFEEHAQEAYLLMKELGIDEVHIIGTSYGGEVALRFAIDFPDTVKSISVIDSVSELDEVLKLFVRGWKNAAKGGNPKKFFWDMVPTIYGDSFIRNNLKMLEERAMSLEKVNSDYFEGQIALYETFLGDVYMTDLLERISCPTLVVCGEEDILKPRKFSKIIADRIQKAEFAVIPDSGHVTIFEKPDVLNSMLLGFIMKNSDF